In Robbsia sp. KACC 23696, a single window of DNA contains:
- a CDS encoding ABC transporter substrate-binding protein: protein MQQSQHTRRAALSKPGLTSLISALVCAGALGCAPAHAETTLYLANVGGSSQDLFQKQIIPPFEKAHDVKIVYVAGNSSDTLAKLQAQKGHEQINVAIMDDGPMYQAMQMGLCGPLQDAPVMKDLYPIAKLGPQAVGIGMVATGIGYNADAFKKAGLPAPDSWASLEDARYKGKLGVPPITNTYGLHALVMLARMNGGGEKNIDPGFKAMTTKVAPNVLSWAPTPGEMDSLMQSGDVIIAPYGSGRAVALQNTGFPLKFFYPKEGGVALQVGACAVAGSGQDAVAQQFIQYLLSADVQALQAKAVGFGPTNKTVKLTPDVAAKVPYGPEQVSKLVAMDWTTINQHRTEWTARWNRNVER, encoded by the coding sequence ATGCAGCAATCGCAGCACACCCGTCGCGCAGCATTGTCGAAGCCGGGCCTCACGTCCTTGATTTCCGCGCTGGTCTGCGCCGGCGCCCTCGGCTGCGCCCCGGCCCACGCGGAGACGACACTCTATCTGGCCAATGTCGGCGGCTCGAGCCAGGACCTGTTTCAGAAACAGATCATCCCGCCATTCGAGAAGGCGCATGACGTCAAGATCGTCTATGTCGCCGGCAACAGCAGCGACACGCTCGCGAAACTGCAGGCGCAGAAAGGCCATGAGCAGATCAACGTCGCCATCATGGACGACGGGCCGATGTACCAAGCGATGCAAATGGGCTTGTGCGGCCCATTGCAAGACGCGCCGGTGATGAAGGACCTGTATCCGATCGCCAAGCTCGGACCGCAAGCCGTGGGTATCGGCATGGTCGCCACCGGGATCGGTTATAACGCCGACGCCTTCAAGAAGGCCGGGCTGCCGGCGCCGGATTCCTGGGCATCGTTGGAAGATGCGCGTTACAAGGGCAAGCTCGGCGTTCCGCCGATCACGAATACCTACGGCCTGCATGCGCTCGTCATGCTGGCACGCATGAATGGCGGCGGCGAAAAGAACATCGACCCCGGCTTCAAGGCCATGACGACGAAGGTCGCGCCCAATGTCTTGTCCTGGGCGCCGACGCCGGGCGAGATGGACAGCCTGATGCAAAGCGGCGACGTCATCATCGCCCCTTACGGCAGCGGCCGTGCCGTGGCCTTGCAAAACACCGGCTTCCCGTTGAAGTTCTTCTATCCGAAGGAAGGCGGCGTTGCATTGCAGGTGGGCGCCTGTGCCGTCGCCGGTAGCGGTCAGGACGCCGTGGCGCAGCAATTCATTCAGTACCTGTTGAGCGCCGATGTTCAGGCTTTGCAAGCGAAAGCCGTTGGCTTCGGTCCGACCAACAAAACCGTCAAACTGACGCCGGATGTCGCGGCGAAGGTGCCTTACGGTCCGGAGCAGGTCTCGAAACTGGTGGCGATGGATTGGACGACGATCAACCAACATCGTACCGAATGGACGGCACGCTGGAATCGCAACGTCGAACGCTGA
- a CDS encoding ABC transporter ATP-binding protein, whose protein sequence is MTFLTLKGISKRYGDYTAIEQIDLSVERGEFLSLLGPSGCGKTTTLQMIAGFVTPTTGTVHLDGRDITQLPPEKRGMGIVFQSYALFPHMTVAGNVGFGLEMQKVPKSERVTRIDEALELVRLTGLNARYPKELSGGQRQRVAIARALAMRPALLLLDEPMSNLDAKLREEMHIELRSIQRRLGITTILVTHDQVEAMTMSDRIAVMHRGGIAQISTPFEAYERPKTPFASSFLGKTNTFSGAVQARNPRCAEVDVAGTLMTVPHEGRHVQGAVHVYLRPEKVRLLDVASARLRGVIVTRVFVGNQWLLQVDTPLGRISVSRPNNGMMPPDEGDAVGLDWTDDDLRVLDQDRAHV, encoded by the coding sequence ATGACCTTCCTGACCCTCAAGGGCATCTCGAAACGCTATGGCGACTATACCGCCATAGAACAGATAGATCTCAGCGTGGAGCGCGGGGAATTCCTGTCGCTGCTGGGCCCCTCCGGTTGCGGGAAGACCACGACGCTGCAAATGATCGCCGGCTTCGTCACGCCGACGACGGGCACCGTGCACCTCGATGGACGCGATATCACGCAGTTGCCGCCGGAGAAGCGCGGCATGGGCATCGTGTTCCAAAGCTATGCGCTGTTTCCGCACATGACGGTGGCCGGCAATGTCGGCTTCGGTCTCGAAATGCAGAAGGTCCCTAAGTCCGAGCGCGTCACGCGCATCGACGAGGCGCTCGAGCTGGTCCGCCTGACCGGGCTGAACGCGCGCTATCCGAAGGAACTGTCGGGCGGCCAGCGGCAGCGCGTCGCCATTGCTCGCGCGCTCGCGATGCGGCCGGCGCTGCTGCTGCTCGACGAACCGATGTCCAACCTCGACGCCAAACTGCGCGAGGAAATGCATATCGAGCTGCGCAGCATTCAACGTCGCCTCGGCATCACGACGATTCTGGTCACGCACGATCAGGTGGAAGCGATGACGATGAGCGACCGCATCGCCGTCATGCATCGCGGCGGCATCGCGCAGATCAGCACGCCATTCGAGGCGTATGAGCGGCCGAAGACACCGTTCGCCTCGTCCTTCCTCGGCAAGACCAATACCTTCTCCGGCGCCGTCCAGGCGCGCAATCCGCGCTGCGCCGAAGTCGACGTGGCCGGCACGCTGATGACGGTCCCGCATGAAGGGCGTCACGTGCAGGGCGCCGTCCATGTGTATCTCAGGCCGGAGAAAGTCCGCTTGCTTGACGTCGCATCCGCGCGCCTGCGCGGCGTCATCGTTACCCGCGTGTTCGTCGGCAACCAATGGCTGCTGCAGGTGGATACGCCACTCGGCCGGATCAGCGTCAGCCGCCCGAATAACGGGATGATGCCGCCGGACGAAGGCGACGCCGTCGGCCTGGATTGGACCGACGACGATTTACGGGTATTGGATCAGGATCGCGCCCATGTCTGA